A section of the Prosthecobacter vanneervenii genome encodes:
- a CDS encoding DUF47 domain-containing protein translates to MISFQKLFGKSDVFYDLLESSASHARQSVQSLHALLSDPSAPQNLDAFTAARREDKKITQQIDEALCKTFVTELEREDIEALANALYKIPKTVEKIAERLLICKDRLAGADFSRQVKLMDAAAEVVLTMVVELRKKLHLERVKVLNEKIQQVEGEADKLMIDCLKALYTSEKDAVLVVILKDLYDLMEKVVDRCRDAGNVVAHIVLKNS, encoded by the coding sequence ATGATTTCCTTCCAAAAACTTTTCGGCAAATCGGATGTTTTTTATGATTTGCTCGAATCCAGCGCAAGCCATGCGCGCCAGAGTGTCCAGTCGCTGCATGCCCTGCTTTCTGATCCTTCCGCGCCCCAGAATCTGGACGCTTTTACGGCGGCCCGGAGAGAGGACAAGAAGATCACGCAGCAGATCGACGAGGCGCTGTGCAAGACGTTTGTGACGGAGCTGGAGCGCGAGGACATCGAGGCGCTGGCGAACGCTCTTTATAAGATCCCGAAGACGGTGGAGAAGATCGCGGAGCGGCTGCTGATCTGCAAAGACCGGCTGGCAGGGGCGGATTTTTCCCGGCAGGTGAAGCTGATGGACGCGGCGGCGGAGGTGGTGCTGACGATGGTGGTGGAGCTGCGCAAGAAACTGCACCTGGAGCGTGTGAAGGTGCTGAACGAGAAGATCCAGCAGGTGGAAGGGGAGGCTGACAAGCTCATGATCGACTGCCTGAAGGCGCTGTACACTTCCGAGAAGGACGCGGTGCTGGTGGTGATCCTGAAAGACCTTTATGATCTGATGGAAAAGGTGGTGGATCGCTGCCGTGACGCCGGAAACGTCGTGGCCCACATCGTTCTGAAGAACTCCTGA
- a CDS encoding P-II family nitrogen regulator has protein sequence MKKVEAIIKPFKLEDVKEALSEVGVEGMTVVEVKGFGRQKGHTEIYRGSEYTVDFLPKVKIEVVVDDSRADAVVDAIVKAANTGKIGDGKVFVSAVLDAIRIRTGERGADAVSSS, from the coding sequence ATGAAAAAAGTCGAAGCGATCATCAAACCGTTCAAGCTGGAGGATGTCAAAGAAGCCCTCTCCGAAGTTGGAGTCGAGGGAATGACTGTTGTGGAGGTCAAGGGATTTGGCCGCCAGAAGGGCCATACCGAAATCTACCGTGGCAGTGAATATACCGTGGATTTCCTTCCGAAAGTGAAGATTGAGGTCGTCGTGGACGACAGCCGTGCTGACGCGGTGGTGGATGCCATTGTGAAGGCCGCAAACACCGGCAAGATCGGTGACGGCAAAGTTTTCGTGAGCGCAGTCCTGGACGCCATCCGCATCCGCACGGGCGAGCGTGGTGCCGACGCTGTCTCCAGCAGCTAG
- a CDS encoding inorganic phosphate transporter, whose translation MTLVLSVVLVALIFEYINGFHDTANSIATVVSTKVLTPRMAIVVAAVTNLVGALFGTAVAKTISSGLVDSAYVTTQTIICALMGGIIWNLITWWFGLPSSSSHALVGGLTGATLATASGKWSVLIWSKAPEAGKHWYEGSGILYKVVVPMVSSPLAGLLLGFLIMSLLYLLISSLNALFGWLKPRMVGAVFGKLQILSAGYMGFSHGMNDAQKTMGIIALALVAGTKAGDLAQVPEWLSFLRIESLGAKSDQIPVWIKVTCALVMAAGTAAGGWRIIKTLGHKLVKLQPVHGFAAETTAATVLSVAAVYGMPVSTTHAITTSIMGVGAAKRLNAIKWGVVSRIIWAWVLTIPVTALLGYALFWVFGTPVK comes from the coding sequence ATGACCCTTGTTCTTTCTGTGGTGCTGGTGGCGTTGATCTTTGAGTATATCAACGGCTTCCATGACACCGCTAATTCGATTGCGACGGTAGTGTCCACGAAGGTGCTGACGCCGAGGATGGCGATCGTGGTGGCTGCTGTGACGAACTTGGTGGGTGCGCTGTTTGGTACTGCGGTGGCGAAGACGATTTCGTCGGGGCTGGTGGATTCTGCCTATGTGACGACGCAGACGATCATCTGTGCGCTGATGGGTGGGATCATCTGGAACCTGATCACGTGGTGGTTTGGGCTGCCTTCCAGCAGCAGCCATGCGCTGGTGGGCGGGCTGACCGGGGCGACGCTGGCGACGGCGAGCGGGAAGTGGTCTGTGTTGATTTGGTCGAAGGCGCCTGAGGCAGGGAAGCACTGGTATGAGGGCAGCGGGATTCTGTACAAGGTGGTGGTGCCGATGGTGAGCTCTCCGCTGGCGGGGCTGCTGCTGGGCTTCCTGATCATGTCTCTGCTGTATCTGCTGATTTCGAGCCTGAACGCGTTGTTTGGGTGGCTGAAGCCGCGGATGGTGGGGGCGGTGTTTGGCAAGCTGCAGATCCTGAGCGCGGGCTACATGGGATTCAGCCACGGAATGAATGATGCGCAGAAGACGATGGGCATCATCGCGCTGGCGCTGGTGGCGGGAACGAAGGCGGGCGACCTGGCGCAGGTGCCTGAGTGGCTGAGCTTTCTGAGGATTGAGTCCCTGGGGGCGAAGAGCGACCAGATCCCGGTGTGGATCAAGGTGACGTGCGCGCTGGTGATGGCTGCCGGGACGGCGGCGGGTGGCTGGCGCATTATCAAGACATTGGGCCACAAGCTGGTGAAGCTGCAGCCGGTGCATGGTTTTGCGGCTGAGACGACGGCGGCGACGGTGCTGTCGGTGGCGGCGGTTTACGGCATGCCGGTTTCGACGACGCATGCAATCACGACGAGCATCATGGGCGTGGGGGCTGCGAAGCGGCTGAACGCGATCAAGTGGGGCGTGGTATCACGCATTATTTGGGCGTGGGTGCTGACGATCCCGGTGACGGCGCTGCTGGGGTATGCGCTGTTCTGGGTGTTTGGGACGCCGGTGAAGTAG